GCATGTCACATCTGGCCAAACTCCAGTATTTGGCTCTGTCAGGAAATCAGCTTGGAGGCCATATCTTCCCTGAGCTTGGGAATAGCAGCCTCCTGGATACAATCGAGATTGCAAAGAACAACTTCTCCGGGTTGTTCCCGTCATCCGTTTGTCAACGAGGAGCACTGAAAACTATCAGTGCTGGATATAATGGATTTACCGGCATTCAGCAGACCTTTCAAAACTGCACAACCCTGGTAAGTGTTGACTTCACGGCAAACAACATTGTTGCAGAGCTAAGGGACTGCTTTGGCGAGCACCCAGAATGGCTTGCATTCATGGCTTTCAGTCAAAACCAGCTGTATGGCTCACTTCTGACAGAGCAGGGTGAGGCATTTGTTTGTAACGTTACTTATTTATTATACTTAGACCTTTCACACAATGCTTTAAATGGAGGTCTCCCCGAGTGTATCGGGGACTTGCCATTGATATTCATGGATCTGTCCGGAAACTCTTTCAGTGGTGTAGTTTCGTTCTCATGCCAAGATAGTCTTAACCAACTACACCTAGCCAATAACCATTTCCGAGGGACTTTTCCTTTGTGTCTTAAGAAATGCAAAAACCTTATCACTCTAGATCTTGGAGGCAATCATTTCTCTGGTACGATACCTTCCTGGTTAAGCAGGAGCTTGCCTGGACTGAGATTTCTTCTACTGTCATCAAACATTTTTTACGGCATCATACCCCACCAGATATTACAATTTCGTGAACTCCAGTTATTGGACTTGTCAAAAAATAGGCTCACTGGGTCCATTCCAGATGATTTTACCAATTTTACTGGCATGATACAAGAACAAGAACCCATTGAAATCGAATTCTTGTACAAAGGCTTTGATAGAGAGGTGATTGAAATAATTTGGAAAAATGCCGGTCATGCTTACAATCTGTGGAAGGGAGTCATGGTGGGTATGGACTTGTCTGACAACTTTCTTTCAGAAGAGATACCTAATGGGCTCACAACCCTTCTTGGACTCAGGTACCTGAATTTGTCAGGAAATCATCTGTTAGGCTGTATTCCCAACGACATGGGTAATCTGGTTCTGCTAGAATCATTGGACCTTCGGCAGAACCAGCTCTCGGGGGGAATTCCTCCAAGCTTTGCAGCTTTGATGAGCCTCAGTGTTCTGAACCTCTCGTATAATGGATTGTCAGGGAGAATACCTACCGGCAGACAGCTGCAGACGCTGGTAGATCCGTCAATATACAGCCACAACCTAGGGCTATGTGGTTTCCCATTGGAAGGCTGCATGAACTCATCAACGTCTACACGAAACGAAGTGGGCCAGGCTGTAGATAGAGAGGCACTGTGGCTGTATTGCTTTGTGGCTGCTGGATTCGTCTTTGGGTTCTGGCTGTACTGGGGCATGTTCTTGTTCTACAGCGAGACCTGGAGGTGTGCGTTCCATCAGTATGTGGACAACATGCAAGGGAAGGCAACCAAGAAAATATACAGCTGCATGTCATGCT
This Lolium perenne isolate Kyuss_39 chromosome 1, Kyuss_2.0, whole genome shotgun sequence DNA region includes the following protein-coding sequences:
- the LOC127312590 gene encoding uncharacterized protein codes for the protein MKRIHLLISCTCFLLSATAPVRANIQREAAALVNWKATLAGDDGSLASWSLPNSTSLCRWLHITCDPKAGHIIELDLQDVSLNGTLDELDFSAFPHMKELRLNNNGLHGTIPTGIGNLTSLVILEIDTNPYLRGAIPRSIGQLKNLVQLQLAFLGLDGTLPEEVGNLTSLEALQLNSVTLTGSIPVTIGMLVKLDSLDLAHNNLTGSIPLEIGNMTKLLLMDFSWNYLEGQLPSSMSHLAKLQYLALSGNQLGGHIFPELGNSSLLDTIEIAKNNFSGLFPSSVCQRGALKTISAGYNGFTGIQQTFQNCTTLVSVDFTANNIVAELRDCFGEHPEWLAFMAFSQNQLYGSLLTEQGEAFVCNVTYLLYLDLSHNALNGGLPECIGDLPLIFMDLSGNSFSGVVSFSCQDSLNQLHLANNHFRGTFPLCLKKCKNLITLDLGGNHFSGTIPSWLSRSLPGLRFLLLSSNIFYGIIPHQILQFRELQLLDLSKNRLTGSIPDDFTNFTGMIQEQEPIEIEFLYKGFDREVIEIIWKNAGHAYNLWKGVMVGMDLSDNFLSEEIPNGLTTLLGLRYLNLSGNHLLGCIPNDMGNLVLLESLDLRQNQLSGGIPPSFAALMSLSVLNLSYNGLSGRIPTGRQLQTLVDPSIYSHNLGLCGFPLEGCMNSSTSTRNEVGQAVDREALWLYCFVAAGFVFGFWLYWGMFLFYSETWRCAFHQYVDNMQGKATKKIYSCMSCFWSTVWC